From one Mycolicibacterium sp. HK-90 genomic stretch:
- a CDS encoding NAD(P)-dependent oxidoreductase, with protein sequence MGFPMMARLVAAGHPVVAFDVRGDVLAEAIALGAHPADSVRGVADRTETMLASLPTPQVSESVVADVAAGSRVRRFVDLSTVGGQAAQRNHAVLSAQGIAALDSPVSGGMHGARAGTLAVMVSGPRAEFESLAPIFEVLGRAIFVSEQPGAAQTMKLINNLMAATTLAATAEVMVMGVKAGLSADVMIDVLNAGSGGTHASRDKFPRAVLPRTFDYGFATGLMAKDVRLYLDETRALGVPVEMAETVRRIWERTLGDEGPESDFTTVVKPMEKAAGVTVEGAAR encoded by the coding sequence ATGGGCTTTCCGATGATGGCGCGGCTGGTGGCCGCCGGTCATCCGGTCGTGGCGTTCGATGTCCGCGGCGATGTCCTGGCCGAAGCGATTGCGCTGGGCGCCCATCCGGCCGACTCGGTGCGCGGTGTCGCCGACCGCACCGAGACGATGCTGGCCAGTCTGCCGACCCCTCAGGTCAGCGAGTCGGTGGTGGCCGACGTCGCAGCCGGATCCCGGGTTCGGCGATTCGTCGACCTTTCCACAGTGGGAGGTCAAGCCGCACAACGCAATCACGCCGTCCTCAGCGCACAGGGCATCGCCGCCCTGGACAGCCCGGTCAGCGGCGGCATGCACGGCGCCCGGGCCGGCACCCTGGCAGTGATGGTCTCCGGACCGCGCGCCGAGTTCGAGTCTCTGGCACCGATTTTCGAGGTCCTCGGGCGAGCGATCTTCGTGTCCGAACAGCCCGGGGCCGCCCAGACCATGAAGCTGATCAACAACCTGATGGCCGCCACCACGCTGGCCGCGACCGCCGAGGTGATGGTGATGGGCGTCAAGGCCGGGCTGAGCGCGGACGTGATGATCGACGTGCTCAACGCCGGATCGGGCGGCACGCACGCCAGCCGCGACAAATTCCCGCGTGCCGTACTCCCCCGCACGTTCGACTACGGCTTCGCGACCGGGTTGATGGCCAAGGACGTCCGGCTCTACCTCGACGAGACCAGAGCCCTCGGCGTGCCGGTCGAGATGGCCGAGACCGTGCGGCGAATCTGGGAACGGACGCTGGGTGACGAAGGTCCCGAATCCGACTTCACCACGGTGGTCAAGCCGATGGAGAAGGCGGCCGGCGTCACCGTCGAAGGGGCCGCCCGCTGA
- a CDS encoding carboxymuconolactone decarboxylase family protein: protein MDQDTYDKGRAIRTAVLGEEYVRQAAGNADAFSKPLQDLVTEYCWGAVWGRDGLELKTRSMLNLAMIAVLNRPNELRTHIRGALTNGVTRDEICEIFLQVGIYAGIPAAVDSFRLARTVFAELDGEQP from the coding sequence ATGGACCAGGACACCTACGACAAAGGACGGGCGATACGCACCGCGGTGCTCGGTGAGGAATACGTCCGCCAGGCGGCCGGGAATGCCGACGCGTTCTCCAAGCCGCTGCAGGATCTGGTCACCGAGTACTGCTGGGGCGCGGTGTGGGGGCGTGACGGACTGGAACTCAAGACGCGCAGCATGCTGAACCTGGCGATGATCGCCGTGCTCAACCGGCCCAACGAGTTGCGCACACACATCCGCGGCGCCCTCACCAACGGTGTCACCCGCGACGAGATCTGCGAGATCTTCCTGCAGGTCGGGATCTACGCCGGAATCCCGGCGGCCGTCGACAGTTTCCGGTTGGCCCGCACCGTGTTCGCCGAACTGGACGGCGAGCAGCCGTGA
- a CDS encoding TetR/AcrR family transcriptional regulator, with product MPPRDVTVRPRPGRPTRERAEQRHHELLDCALEVFLDNGFERSTIDGIAAAAGMAKRTIYGLYPDKATLFEAAVQRAVDRWLVPIETLRAAESDDLEETLLAIARIRLAGITSPAGIALQRILNAEGNRFPRLFRLVYDQGTMPALTFIGEVLTRHAEAGIIEIGDPDIVATAFLSMAVGGPATGALWGVAWSPDDLDERIRTCVRLFLDGVRPR from the coding sequence ATGCCGCCAAGAGATGTCACCGTGCGGCCACGCCCGGGCCGGCCCACCCGAGAGCGGGCCGAGCAACGGCATCACGAGCTCCTCGATTGTGCGCTGGAAGTGTTCCTGGACAACGGATTCGAGCGTTCCACGATCGACGGCATCGCGGCCGCCGCCGGGATGGCCAAGCGCACCATCTACGGTCTGTACCCCGACAAGGCGACGCTGTTCGAGGCCGCGGTGCAACGCGCCGTGGACCGATGGCTGGTTCCGATCGAAACGCTGCGCGCGGCGGAGTCCGACGACCTCGAGGAGACCCTGCTCGCCATCGCCCGGATCCGGTTGGCCGGCATCACCAGCCCGGCGGGCATCGCGTTACAGCGCATCCTCAACGCGGAAGGCAATCGCTTTCCACGACTGTTCCGGCTCGTTTACGACCAGGGCACCATGCCCGCACTGACGTTCATCGGCGAGGTACTCACCCGGCACGCCGAGGCCGGAATCATCGAGATCGGCGACCCCGACATCGTGGCCACCGCATTTCTGAGTATGGCCGTCGGCGGCCCGGCCACCGGCGCCCTGTGGGGCGTGGCCTGGAGCCCCGACGATCTGGACGAGCGCATCCGGACCTGCGTGCGCCTGTTCCTCGACGGGGTCCGTCCGCGATGA